Proteins encoded together in one Chryseobacterium sp. G0201 window:
- a CDS encoding SusE domain-containing protein, which produces MKHLLRILAIAFIGFLVISCEKDEDQAIITETTKSKILTDKTTILLDKNNPDNVALNVTWSKSAFDVAVVATQQLQFGIKGKNFEGASNVEAVTSPLTFTNKQLNSIALSLGASPNVVTEIEVRLRTLIGAAPFYSDVTTLTVTPYLLGPVYNYADLFLIGDATAGAWDNSATNAKIYPLQKSSTSGIYSYTGYFAQGGFKMIAKPGEWTIQYGLGSSAGILSTDGGSGNISVATAGYYKLTVNTTALTYTFAPATPPTVTYTSISMIGTASGDWNTDVDMLQSTFDPHVWVKKNVLLNSGEFKFRANHAWSTSWGVAEEFFGIATTSGGNIPLTTSFTYDVYFNDITGAYSAIPYYP; this is translated from the coding sequence ATGAAACATTTATTGAGAATATTAGCAATAGCTTTTATAGGTTTTCTGGTTATTTCATGTGAGAAAGATGAAGATCAGGCTATAATTACAGAGACAACTAAAAGTAAAATTTTAACAGATAAGACAACTATCCTTTTGGATAAAAATAATCCGGATAATGTTGCATTAAATGTTACTTGGAGTAAATCTGCTTTTGATGTAGCTGTAGTTGCAACCCAGCAATTGCAGTTTGGAATTAAAGGGAAAAATTTTGAAGGAGCATCTAATGTTGAAGCAGTAACTTCTCCTCTAACATTTACAAATAAACAACTTAACAGTATAGCTTTAAGTTTAGGAGCAAGTCCTAATGTTGTTACTGAGATTGAAGTAAGATTAAGAACTCTGATTGGAGCAGCTCCTTTTTATTCTGATGTAACTACTTTAACAGTTACACCTTATCTTTTAGGTCCTGTATACAATTATGCAGATTTATTTTTAATTGGTGATGCTACAGCGGGAGCTTGGGATAATTCTGCTACAAATGCGAAAATTTATCCATTGCAAAAATCAAGTACATCCGGTATTTATTCTTATACAGGTTATTTTGCTCAAGGAGGTTTCAAAATGATAGCAAAGCCAGGAGAATGGACAATTCAGTATGGTTTAGGGTCTTCTGCGGGAATTTTAAGCACTGATGGAGGTTCAGGAAATATTAGTGTTGCCACAGCAGGCTATTATAAATTAACAGTAAATACGACAGCATTAACTTACACTTTTGCTCCAGCTACACCTCCGACAGTTACTTATACATCAATCTCAATGATTGGAACAGCGTCAGGTGATTGGAATACAGATGTAGATATGCTGCAGTCAACATTTGATCCGCATGTTTGGGTTAAGAAAAATGTACTATTAAATTCTGGAGAATTTAAATTCAGAGCTAATCATGCTTGGTCAACAAGTTGGGGAGTTGCTGAAGAATTTTTTGGAATTGCTACTACAAGCGGTGGCAATATTCCATTAACCACTTCTTTTACTTACGACGTTTATTTTAATGATATAACAGGAGCATATTCAGCGATTCCTTATTATCCATAA
- a CDS encoding glycoside hydrolase family 97 protein: MKKITVGAFLLSMMFVGVNAQSLKSPDGKFEMSFQLKGGVPYYNLKYNGATVVEDSKLGLRLFKDTSIKFASEIAKPEDAKFDLNNGFTKTDEKRDSKNETWQPVLGEKKSYINNYNELAVTLNQASADRSIVVKFRLFNDGLGFRYEFPQQKNLNYFTIREEDSEIDFPTDMKAWWMVADYDSQEYQYQETKISEIPARWDKAFDANASQSLVKNAVQSPLMLKKEGKDPLYINVAEAAVLDYPASHLEVDAQNFKFKTHLTADRQGAKGYIQTPSVTPWRTIIVSPKAEEVMASKMIFNLNEPTKYTDTSYIHPTKYMGVWWEMIIGKSQWAYAEPESNVRIGQTDFSKLTPTGKHAANNTKVKEYIDFAAENGFKGLLIEGWNIGWEDWFGHSKEFVFDFITPYPDFDIKMLNEYAHSKGIKLIMHHETSGSATNYERWSDKAFQLMNKYGYDAVKTGYVGDIIPRGEHHYSQWTINHFYRIAEKANEYKIMINSHESVRPTGESRTYPNYISAEAARGTEYEAFGGNNPDHQTILPFTRWMGGSMDYTPGIFQTKLDYYFPGDKRFVKTTLAKQLALYVTMYMPLQMAADLPENYKKHMDAFQFIKDVAADWDDTKILSAEPGDYVITARKAKGTENWFVGGITDENKRDYTVDFSFLDKGQKYEATIYEDGKDADYIDNPQSYNIYKKEITSKSKINFKMVRSGGFAVTIKKINK, translated from the coding sequence ATGAAGAAAATTACAGTTGGGGCATTTTTGCTGTCAATGATGTTTGTGGGAGTGAATGCACAATCTTTAAAATCGCCGGACGGAAAGTTTGAAATGAGCTTTCAGTTAAAAGGAGGAGTACCTTATTATAACCTAAAATATAATGGGGCGACAGTGGTGGAAGATTCCAAATTGGGATTGAGATTATTTAAAGATACTTCGATAAAATTTGCATCGGAGATTGCAAAACCGGAAGATGCAAAATTTGATCTTAACAATGGTTTTACGAAAACTGACGAAAAAAGAGATTCTAAAAATGAAACTTGGCAGCCTGTTCTTGGCGAAAAGAAAAGTTATATCAATAATTACAACGAATTGGCGGTTACGCTTAATCAGGCGTCGGCAGACAGAAGTATTGTTGTAAAATTCAGATTGTTTAATGATGGGTTGGGATTCAGATATGAATTTCCACAGCAGAAAAACCTTAATTATTTCACCATTCGTGAGGAAGATTCTGAAATCGATTTCCCAACAGACATGAAAGCTTGGTGGATGGTTGCAGATTACGATTCTCAGGAATACCAATATCAGGAAACAAAGATTTCCGAAATTCCTGCAAGATGGGATAAAGCTTTTGATGCCAATGCGTCTCAGTCTTTAGTTAAAAATGCAGTTCAATCTCCATTAATGCTGAAAAAAGAAGGCAAAGATCCTTTATATATCAACGTTGCGGAAGCTGCTGTTTTAGATTATCCGGCTTCACATTTGGAAGTTGATGCTCAGAATTTCAAGTTTAAAACGCACCTTACTGCAGATAGACAGGGAGCAAAAGGATATATTCAGACACCTTCTGTAACGCCTTGGAGAACAATTATTGTTTCGCCAAAAGCAGAAGAAGTGATGGCTTCAAAAATGATTTTTAATCTTAATGAGCCTACAAAATATACCGATACATCTTACATTCACCCTACAAAATATATGGGCGTTTGGTGGGAAATGATCATCGGGAAATCTCAGTGGGCGTACGCAGAACCAGAGTCAAACGTTCGTATCGGGCAAACCGATTTTTCAAAATTAACACCAACCGGAAAGCACGCTGCAAACAATACAAAAGTTAAAGAATATATTGATTTCGCAGCAGAAAACGGTTTCAAGGGCTTATTAATTGAAGGTTGGAATATCGGTTGGGAAGATTGGTTTGGTCATTCAAAAGAATTTGTTTTCGATTTTATCACGCCATATCCGGATTTTGATATTAAAATGTTGAATGAATATGCTCATTCTAAAGGGATTAAGCTAATCATGCACCACGAAACTTCAGGTTCTGCAACGAACTACGAAAGATGGTCAGACAAAGCTTTCCAGTTGATGAACAAATACGGCTATGACGCTGTTAAAACAGGTTATGTAGGCGACATCATTCCAAGAGGGGAGCACCATTATTCTCAATGGACAATCAATCATTTTTATAGAATTGCTGAAAAAGCAAATGAGTATAAAATCATGATAAATTCTCACGAATCCGTTCGTCCGACAGGAGAAAGCCGTACGTATCCAAACTATATTTCCGCAGAAGCTGCTCGTGGAACTGAATACGAAGCATTTGGAGGAAATAATCCTGATCACCAGACAATTTTACCATTCACAAGATGGATGGGAGGTTCTATGGATTACACGCCGGGAATTTTCCAGACAAAATTAGATTATTATTTCCCTGGAGATAAGCGTTTTGTAAAAACTACGCTGGCAAAGCAATTGGCTTTGTATGTTACAATGTACATGCCTCTTCAAATGGCGGCAGATTTACCTGAAAACTACAAAAAGCACATGGATGCTTTCCAGTTTATCAAAGATGTAGCGGCAGATTGGGATGATACAAAAATTTTATCGGCAGAACCGGGAGATTATGTAATCACAGCCAGAAAAGCTAAAGGTACTGAAAATTGGTTCGTTGGAGGTATTACGGACGAAAACAAACGTGATTATACGGTAGATTTTTCTTTCTTAGATAAAGGTCAGAAATATGAAGCAACGATCTATGAAGATGGAAAAGATGCTGATTATATTGATAATCCTCAAAGTTATAACATCTACAAAAAAGAAATTACCAGTAAATCTAAGATTAACTTCAAAATGGTAAGAAGTGGTGGGTTTGCAGTAACGATTAAGAAGATTAATAAGTAA
- a CDS encoding RagB/SusD family nutrient uptake outer membrane protein: MTFKYINKTIFAASLTAVLFLTSCEKDLDRLPETEVTSASVYADFNNYKGVLAKIYAGLAMSGQNGGDGDPDISGIDGGTSNYIRQYFQLQELSTDEAVIAWGDGSLPSLHSMTWSASNEFVAALYYRIYYQVGLANEFIRETTDEKLASRNISGTNAEEARMYRNEARFMRALSYSHAIDLFGNGPFATETSEVGTTPPPRIERKELFNYIESELKSLEGLLKDPRTNEYGRADKAAVWMLLSKLYLNAEIYTGQARYSDARVYAEKVINAGYSLKANYGELFLADNNLDNNETIFSVNYDGTHTRTFGGTTYIIHAGTGGSMNPANLGINSGWGGLRSTKNIAALYPTTNGSIDKRGNFHTDGQSLEINNVATFTDGYPIIKFKNVKRNGQPGSDLAGDFVDTDFPLFRLAEAYLTYAEAVLRGGGGNTATAIQYVNLLRQRAYGNSSGNVSSINLDFILDERARELSWEAVRRTDLIRFGKFTSGSYLWPFKGGVKDGKAVEDFRKLYPIPASDLNANHNLIQNPGY, translated from the coding sequence ATGACATTTAAATATATCAATAAAACAATATTTGCTGCTAGTCTTACGGCAGTACTATTTCTTACTTCTTGTGAGAAAGATTTAGATAGATTACCAGAAACCGAAGTGACATCAGCATCTGTGTATGCTGACTTTAATAATTATAAAGGTGTTTTGGCTAAAATATATGCAGGTTTAGCAATGAGTGGTCAAAATGGAGGAGATGGTGATCCTGATATTAGTGGAATAGATGGAGGTACATCGAATTATATCAGACAATATTTTCAATTACAAGAGTTATCAACGGATGAAGCTGTAATTGCATGGGGAGATGGATCTTTACCAAGTCTTCACAGTATGACATGGTCTGCAAGTAATGAATTTGTTGCAGCATTATATTATAGAATTTATTACCAGGTTGGGCTTGCTAATGAATTTATTAGAGAAACAACAGATGAAAAGTTAGCTTCTAGAAATATTTCGGGTACAAATGCAGAAGAAGCAAGGATGTATAGAAATGAAGCTCGTTTTATGAGAGCATTAAGCTATTCTCATGCAATAGATCTTTTTGGTAATGGGCCATTTGCAACAGAAACGAGTGAAGTTGGAACAACTCCACCACCAAGAATTGAACGTAAAGAGCTTTTTAATTATATAGAATCAGAGTTAAAAAGTTTAGAAGGATTATTAAAAGATCCAAGAACAAATGAATATGGACGTGCTGATAAAGCTGCCGTTTGGATGTTATTATCAAAACTATATCTTAATGCTGAAATATATACAGGACAAGCTAGATATTCTGATGCTAGAGTGTATGCTGAAAAAGTAATCAATGCGGGATATTCATTAAAAGCTAATTACGGAGAATTATTTTTGGCAGACAATAATTTAGATAATAATGAGACAATATTTTCTGTAAACTATGATGGGACTCATACCAGAACATTTGGAGGTACCACTTATATTATTCATGCGGGTACAGGAGGATCTATGAATCCTGCAAATTTAGGAATTAATAGTGGTTGGGGCGGTTTAAGAAGTACTAAAAATATTGCAGCATTATACCCCACTACAAATGGTTCTATAGATAAGAGAGGTAATTTTCATACAGATGGGCAAAGTTTAGAAATCAATAATGTCGCTACTTTTACAGATGGATACCCAATTATTAAGTTTAAAAATGTTAAAAGGAATGGGCAGCCTGGTTCAGATTTAGCTGGAGATTTTGTTGATACAGATTTTCCTTTATTTAGACTTGCAGAAGCATATTTAACCTATGCAGAAGCTGTTTTGCGTGGAGGTGGTGGCAACACTGCTACAGCAATTCAATATGTTAATTTGTTGAGACAAAGAGCGTACGGTAATAGTTCGGGTAATGTGTCTTCTATTAATCTAGATTTTATATTAGATGAAAGAGCACGTGAATTATCTTGGGAAGCAGTAAGAAGAACAGATTTAATTAGATTCGGAAAGTTTACATCAGGAAGCTATTTATGGCCTTTCAAAGGAGGAGTTAAAGATGGTAAAGCTGTAGAAGATTTTAGAAAGCTATATCCAATTCCTGCAAGTGATTTGAATGCTAATCATAATCTAATTCAAAATCCTGGTTATTAA
- a CDS encoding retroviral-like aspartic protease family protein, whose translation MKYILAFLLSIFSLIQIMAQKKLPVIKANSPKAIFIEEDNGLKTDWNIDPSIKPDAYIVSKISKGSKTVKIKTDIDSIKITVKKGENKDFVILLKDKDSCLTRIESQAPKNFSTVKPAFHDSIRLGINEQNTMFVKAALNKTDSLILNFDTGTSNLSLTAEALKDKIKQSLKAGVNVLSIGNKKYYGFKIYKVELSGHGTDGRFGWDLFDGMVVELNYDHGTMVVHSQLPEYVKKDKAYEPLNIKYFNKVFFVETTIKQGSKTNKDWFLFDTGYQRTAMLDGPLLREQNFPTDQMKIIKKVIMKGGQGNEIPVITANLESLSLGKYNLKNIPAQLLSESRPIMDKKMNILGNEILKRFNIFLDFQNNVVYIKPNKLFNDEYIEKQ comes from the coding sequence ATGAAATATATCTTAGCTTTTTTATTGTCAATTTTTTCGCTCATTCAGATCATGGCTCAAAAAAAACTTCCTGTTATAAAGGCTAATTCACCCAAAGCTATCTTCATTGAAGAAGATAACGGACTAAAAACGGACTGGAATATAGATCCTTCTATAAAACCTGATGCTTACATTGTTTCTAAAATAAGTAAAGGTTCTAAAACGGTAAAAATAAAAACAGACATCGATTCCATCAAAATAACGGTGAAAAAAGGAGAAAATAAAGATTTTGTGATTCTTCTTAAAGATAAAGATTCTTGCCTGACGAGAATTGAAAGCCAGGCTCCTAAAAATTTCAGTACCGTGAAACCCGCTTTTCATGACAGCATCCGTTTGGGTATTAATGAGCAGAATACAATGTTTGTAAAGGCAGCTTTAAACAAAACAGATTCTCTTATACTTAATTTTGATACGGGAACGAGTAATCTTTCCCTCACTGCAGAGGCTTTAAAAGATAAAATTAAACAATCCCTGAAAGCAGGAGTAAACGTCCTCTCAATCGGAAACAAAAAATATTATGGCTTCAAAATTTATAAAGTGGAGTTATCGGGACACGGAACAGACGGAAGATTTGGCTGGGACTTGTTTGACGGAATGGTGGTAGAGCTTAATTATGATCATGGAACAATGGTGGTTCACTCTCAACTTCCGGAATACGTGAAAAAAGATAAAGCTTATGAACCATTAAATATAAAATATTTTAATAAAGTGTTTTTTGTTGAAACAACAATAAAACAGGGTTCTAAAACAAATAAAGACTGGTTCCTTTTTGATACAGGATATCAGCGTACAGCCATGTTGGACGGGCCTTTACTCAGGGAACAGAATTTTCCTACAGATCAGATGAAAATTATAAAAAAAGTGATCATGAAAGGAGGTCAGGGAAATGAAATCCCTGTCATAACGGCCAATCTCGAATCGCTGAGTCTGGGTAAATATAATCTTAAAAATATTCCGGCTCAACTGCTCTCCGAAAGTAGACCCATAATGGATAAAAAAATGAATATCCTTGGAAATGAAATCTTAAAGAGATTTAATATTTTTCTTGATTTTCAAAATAATGTAGTCTATATAAAGCCCAATAAACTATTTAATGACGAGTATATTGAAAAGCAGTAA
- a CDS encoding glycoside hydrolase family 13 protein has protein sequence MKKLYTIIALSTAVIAFSQKPLDKVEPAFWWKGMKNPELQILVYGKDIANNEIELSDGVKVKNIEKVENPNYVFVTVNTNEINVPKFKINIKNGKKNIGSYTYELKERQPNSANRESFTSKDVMYLIMPDRFANGDEKNDSSPNLTEKANRNLPNGRHGGDLRGIINNLDYIQNLGATSVWLTPVNEDNEKVYSYHGYAQTDLYKIDGRYGTNEEYKELSQKLNKRNMMLVMDYVTNHWGISHWMIKDLPTKDWIHWFNDGENGFKRSNYKTTTQFDTNASEVDKKLALDGWFDTTMPDINQKNPLVLKYLTQNAIWWIEYAELGGFRVDTYPYNDKEAMAKWAKAITDEYPKFNIVGETWLNTAAYISAWQKGSKTGEAANYNSNLPSVMDFMLYGDMPKALKEKEGWDSGMNRIYNSLASDFLYPDINNVMVFFENHDTERWNEIFNNDPKAYKLGLTLISTVRGIPQIYYGSEVGMRGDKNKGGDADIRRDFPGGWKSDQQNALNPSTQTAEQKEFYQFTQKLLNWRKGKEVIHSGKTKNFVPQNNVFVYFRYNEKENVMIVLNNNEKEEKLDLKHFAESLKGVSKGKDVISDKEISLQNSLTIPAKTSMIIELK, from the coding sequence ATGAAAAAATTATACACAATTATTGCGCTCTCAACCGCGGTAATCGCCTTTTCTCAAAAACCTTTAGACAAAGTAGAACCTGCCTTTTGGTGGAAAGGAATGAAAAATCCTGAGCTTCAGATCTTGGTTTACGGAAAAGATATTGCCAACAATGAAATCGAACTTTCAGACGGAGTTAAAGTTAAAAACATTGAGAAAGTTGAAAACCCCAACTATGTTTTTGTGACGGTCAATACGAACGAAATCAACGTTCCGAAGTTTAAGATTAATATAAAAAATGGCAAAAAAAATATTGGTTCTTATACTTATGAATTAAAAGAAAGACAGCCAAATTCCGCAAATAGAGAATCTTTTACTTCGAAAGATGTTATGTATTTGATCATGCCTGACCGTTTTGCCAATGGTGATGAAAAAAATGATTCAAGCCCGAATTTAACAGAAAAGGCCAACAGAAATCTTCCAAACGGTCGACATGGCGGGGATTTGCGAGGAATCATCAACAATCTTGACTATATTCAAAACTTAGGAGCAACATCAGTTTGGTTAACTCCTGTGAATGAAGACAACGAAAAAGTTTATTCCTATCACGGTTACGCTCAAACCGATTTATATAAGATCGACGGTCGTTACGGAACCAACGAAGAATACAAAGAACTTTCCCAAAAATTAAATAAAAGGAACATGATGTTGGTGATGGATTATGTCACCAATCACTGGGGAATTTCACATTGGATGATCAAAGATCTGCCCACAAAAGATTGGATTCACTGGTTTAATGATGGCGAAAATGGTTTCAAACGCTCTAATTATAAAACAACAACGCAGTTTGATACAAACGCTTCTGAGGTCGACAAAAAATTGGCATTAGACGGTTGGTTTGATACAACAATGCCCGATATTAATCAAAAAAATCCTTTGGTTTTAAAATATTTAACCCAAAACGCAATCTGGTGGATAGAATATGCGGAATTGGGAGGTTTCCGTGTAGATACTTATCCTTACAACGATAAAGAAGCGATGGCAAAATGGGCAAAAGCGATCACCGATGAATATCCGAAATTCAATATTGTCGGAGAAACTTGGCTGAATACTGCAGCCTATATTTCAGCTTGGCAAAAGGGTTCAAAAACAGGAGAAGCAGCAAATTATAACTCAAATCTTCCGTCTGTGATGGATTTTATGCTGTATGGAGATATGCCGAAAGCTTTGAAAGAAAAAGAAGGCTGGGACAGCGGAATGAATCGAATTTACAACAGTTTAGCAAGCGATTTCCTTTATCCTGACATTAATAATGTGATGGTTTTCTTTGAAAATCATGATACAGAAAGATGGAACGAGATTTTTAATAATGATCCAAAAGCTTATAAACTTGGTTTAACATTGATTTCAACCGTTCGCGGAATTCCGCAAATTTATTATGGTTCTGAAGTTGGGATGCGTGGCGACAAAAATAAAGGTGGCGATGCCGATATTCGCAGAGATTTTCCGGGTGGCTGGAAATCGGATCAACAAAATGCTTTGAATCCTTCAACTCAAACTGCTGAACAAAAGGAATTTTATCAGTTCACACAGAAGTTATTAAATTGGAGAAAAGGAAAAGAAGTTATTCATTCCGGAAAAACTAAAAATTTCGTTCCTCAGAATAATGTTTTTGTGTACTTTAGATATAATGAAAAAGAAAATGTGATGATTGTTTTAAATAATAATGAAAAAGAGGAAAAATTAGATTTAAAGCATTTTGCAGAATCTTTAAAAGGAGTTTCAAAAGGTAAAGATGTGATTTCTGATAAAGAAATTTCGTTACAAAACAGCTTAACGATACCTGCGAAAACCTCTATGATCATTGAATTAAAGTAA
- a CDS encoding nuclear transport factor 2 family protein translates to MKKTTIFFTLILFVLSFTTISAQSKFEKEKTEIGTMLDGFNIAAAKADFATYFNYFADESTFIGTDATEVWDKKAFMVWAKPYFDKKKTWNFTSLKRNIYFSKDGKLAWFDEVLDTQMKICRGSGVVEKINGAWKVKQYVLSMTIPNDVSDKVIAEKTAIEDVLIQQLKTQK, encoded by the coding sequence ATGAAAAAAACTACAATATTCTTCACTTTAATCTTATTTGTATTGAGCTTTACAACAATTTCCGCTCAATCAAAATTTGAAAAAGAAAAAACAGAAATAGGAACAATGCTAGACGGCTTCAATATCGCTGCAGCAAAAGCTGATTTTGCGACTTATTTCAATTATTTCGCAGACGAATCTACATTCATAGGAACAGATGCAACTGAAGTTTGGGATAAAAAAGCGTTCATGGTTTGGGCAAAACCTTATTTCGACAAAAAGAAAACCTGGAATTTCACTTCATTAAAAAGAAACATTTATTTCAGCAAAGATGGAAAATTAGCTTGGTTTGATGAGGTATTAGATACTCAAATGAAGATCTGCCGCGGTTCCGGAGTTGTAGAAAAAATAAATGGAGCTTGGAAAGTGAAACAGTATGTACTTTCAATGACAATTCCAAACGATGTATCTGATAAAGTGATAGCTGAAAAGACTGCGATTGAAGATGTTCTTATTCAACAATTAAAAACACAGAAATGA
- a CDS encoding radical SAM protein, giving the protein MYNLGDKTYLKQPKFMSMHTIKTFADKLSHYSKENGLRSFQIVFHGGEPLLLPKEFYKESVRIFTETLTDSYFDFVIQTNGVGLDEDWYALFNELNIRVGISMDGPKEYHDKYRVFHNGKGSYDEVRNAIQIGLDKGMHGVLSVVNLNITPLELYEEFKNLNIPSFNLLLPDGHFDKLPDDFLKEKVNTHNYTPYADWLIDLFTIWKSDPDRPNMRFFKTLIQLIAGEEVGDQMVGLKKNGVAVVETNGNLEVADSIRACYEGITRNDINIHTHEIGSILEDPLFDIYINSHQMVSEKCLNCPIYEICGGGFLLNRYSNENGFDNPTIYCHDMIKLVSYIQNDLINSLPEEVCREMELTRVSYHEIVEELENRTSVSVQKNIKDKLLAYSLA; this is encoded by the coding sequence ATGTATAATTTAGGGGATAAAACTTATCTGAAGCAACCTAAATTTATGTCGATGCATACGATAAAAACTTTCGCAGATAAATTATCCCATTATAGCAAAGAAAATGGTTTGAGGTCTTTTCAAATTGTTTTTCACGGAGGTGAACCTTTATTATTACCAAAAGAATTTTATAAGGAAAGCGTAAGGATTTTTACAGAAACACTCACCGATTCTTATTTTGACTTTGTTATTCAGACTAATGGTGTTGGTCTGGATGAAGATTGGTATGCTCTTTTTAATGAATTAAACATTCGTGTCGGAATCAGTATGGACGGTCCCAAAGAATACCACGACAAATACCGTGTTTTTCATAACGGAAAAGGGTCTTATGATGAGGTTCGAAACGCGATACAAATTGGTTTAGACAAGGGTATGCATGGGGTATTATCTGTTGTGAATCTCAATATTACTCCGCTTGAATTGTATGAGGAATTTAAAAATCTTAATATTCCGAGTTTTAATCTTCTCTTGCCGGATGGGCATTTCGACAAACTTCCGGATGATTTTTTAAAAGAAAAAGTAAATACTCATAACTATACTCCATATGCAGATTGGCTGATAGACTTATTCACCATATGGAAAAGTGATCCCGACAGACCTAATATGAGGTTTTTTAAAACACTGATTCAACTTATTGCGGGTGAAGAAGTTGGTGATCAAATGGTTGGACTGAAAAAAAATGGAGTAGCTGTAGTAGAAACCAATGGAAATCTGGAAGTAGCGGACTCTATCAGAGCTTGTTATGAAGGAATTACAAGAAACGACATCAATATTCACACCCACGAAATAGGCTCCATATTAGAAGATCCGCTTTTTGATATTTATATCAATTCTCATCAGATGGTCAGTGAAAAATGTCTTAATTGTCCAATTTATGAAATTTGTGGAGGCGGTTTTCTTTTAAACAGATATTCTAACGAAAACGGGTTTGATAATCCTACGATTTACTGTCATGACATGATAAAACTGGTAAGTTATATCCAAAATGATCTTATCAACAGCTTGCCTGAAGAGGTTTGCAGAGAAATGGAACTCACAAGGGTTTCATATCACGAGATTGTAGAAGAATTGGAAAACAGAACTTCTGTTTCCGTTCAGAAAAATATTAAAGATAAATTATTAGCCTATAGTTTAGCATGA
- a CDS encoding succinylglutamate desuccinylase/aspartoacylase family protein, translated as MKKMKKAVLLLLVLMGGMVNAQEIKRIIDRNEAFRKDTVFTIKNDLKETYLPVTVIKGKEKGPVFSIVAGIHGYEYPPIIAVQELLNEIKPENIKGTLIIIPIANVEAFQKRIPFLNPLDQKNLNNTFPGSQNGTPTDQIANIITKEIISNSTIFLDIHGGDANEDLLPFVCYYDRKDTPENKKLAHDLSVQSQIDHIVSYPYNLTPTEPAKYAFKQATQQGITALSIEAGKLGTVQKENVDMIKTAVYNMLESSGNYIRNKSNIKKLKAILLNQQDYIKVPENGIFYSELKSGDKVTKNQVLGYITDEFGSKKQNVISKTDGIILYKIGTPPVNKGETLFCIGYSDKK; from the coding sequence ATGAAAAAAATGAAGAAAGCGGTTTTATTATTATTGGTTTTAATGGGTGGAATGGTTAATGCTCAGGAAATCAAGCGAATAATAGATCGAAACGAAGCATTCAGAAAAGATACTGTGTTTACCATTAAAAATGATTTAAAGGAAACCTATTTGCCGGTAACTGTCATTAAAGGGAAAGAAAAAGGTCCTGTTTTCAGCATTGTTGCGGGCATTCACGGTTACGAATATCCACCGATTATTGCCGTTCAGGAATTACTAAATGAGATTAAACCTGAAAATATAAAAGGAACGTTAATCATTATTCCAATCGCCAATGTTGAGGCTTTTCAAAAAAGAATACCTTTCCTTAATCCTTTAGACCAAAAAAACTTAAATAATACTTTCCCGGGCTCTCAAAATGGAACACCAACCGACCAGATTGCGAATATTATTACAAAAGAAATTATATCAAATTCCACTATATTTTTAGACATTCACGGAGGCGATGCCAATGAAGATTTGCTGCCGTTTGTATGCTATTACGATAGAAAAGATACACCAGAAAATAAAAAATTAGCTCACGATCTGTCTGTCCAGTCTCAAATCGATCATATTGTTTCTTATCCATACAATCTTACGCCTACAGAACCTGCAAAATACGCTTTCAAGCAGGCAACCCAGCAGGGAATTACAGCTTTAAGCATTGAAGCCGGAAAATTAGGAACTGTTCAGAAAGAAAATGTAGACATGATCAAGACTGCCGTTTACAACATGCTTGAATCTTCCGGAAATTATATAAGGAATAAATCAAATATCAAAAAACTTAAAGCAATACTTCTTAATCAACAAGATTATATAAAAGTTCCCGAAAACGGAATTTTTTACAGCGAGTTGAAAAGTGGAGATAAAGTAACAAAAAATCAAGTTTTAGGCTATATTACAGACGAATTTGGAAGCAAAAAACAGAATGTTATTTCAAAAACTGATGGAATTATTTTATACAAAATAGGAACTCCACCCGTGAATAAAGGCGAAACTTTATTTTGTATAGGGTATTCAGACAAAAAATAA